One Rhododendron vialii isolate Sample 1 chromosome 2a, ASM3025357v1 genomic region harbors:
- the LOC131317070 gene encoding uncharacterized protein LOC131317070, which translates to MRFGEGAICYFTKVTRVKVIFEHPPKVELLAWKALQERLATRSVLMSRNIVVNDVLCPFCSLFLETPNHLLLHCHFSWCVWSQVLDWWHTNWVCPSSIADLMCGWFDNNFRKLEKHIWEVCFYATIWSIWMMRNGCIFKNATSSSEEVVDIIKFRVAMWIKVKFNVRMYTVEDFKRFLDGIRSLNL; encoded by the coding sequence ATGAGATTTGGTGAAGGTGCTATTTGTTACTTTACTAAAGTTACTAGAGTCAAGGTAATTTTTGAACACCCACCTAAGGTGGAACTTTTGGCGTGGAAGGCTTTGCAGGAGAGGTTGGCCACAAGGTCAGTTCTGATGAGCAGAAATATTGTGGTAAATGATGTACTATGCCCTTTTTGCTCCTTGTTTCTGGAAACACCTAACCATTTGCTACTTCACTGTCACTTTTCTTGGTGTGTTTGGTCTCAAGTATTGGATTGGTGGCATACTAATTGGGTGTGTCCGTCTTCGATAGCGGACCTCATGTGTGGGTGGTTCGACAACAACTTCCGTAAATTGGAAAAACACATTTGGGAAGTGTGCTTCTATGCAACAATCTGGTCCATTTGGATGATGCGGAATGGCTGTATTTTTAAGAATGCAACTTCAAGCTCAGAGGAGGTGGTGGATATTATTAAGTTTAGGGTTGCGATGTGGATTAAAGTCAAATTCAATGTTAGGATGTACACTGTGGAGGATTTCAAAAGATTTTTAGATGGCATTCGATCGCttaatttgtaa